A stretch of the Macaca mulatta isolate MMU2019108-1 chromosome 16, T2T-MMU8v2.0, whole genome shotgun sequence genome encodes the following:
- the ERBB2 gene encoding receptor tyrosine-protein kinase erbB-2 isoform X22, translated as MQLEGASWERACSQSQEEEEVEEEGCLRKYKNEVVELRFPSIGTGETRGAAWAAVRPFPRGSFRRRAPGPHPSPHPAPHALPAGSSRSHGAGAAVSTMELAAWYRWGLLLALLPPGAAGTQVCTGTDMKLRLPASPETHLDMLRHLYQGCQVVQGNLELTYLPTNASLSFLQDIQEVQGYVLIAHNQVRQVPLQRLRIVRGTQLFEDNYALAVLDNGDPLNNTTPVTGASPGGLRELQLRSLTEILKGGVLIQRNPQLCYQDTILWKDIFHKNNQLALTLIDTNRSRACHPCSPVCKGSRCWGESSEDCQSLTRTVCAGGCARCKGPLPTDCCHEQCAAGCTGPKHSDCLACLHFNHSGICELHCPALVTYNTDTFESMPNPEGRYTFGASCVTACPYNYLSTDVGSCTLVCPLHNQEVTAEDGTQRCEKCSKPCARVCYGLGMEHLREVRAVTSANIQEFAGCKKIFGSLAFLPESFDGDPASNTAPLQPEQLRVFETLEEITGYLYISAWPDSLPDLSVLQNLQVIRGRILHNGAYSLTLQGLGISWLGLRSLRELGSGLALIHHNTRLCFVHTVPWDQLFRNPHQALLHTANRPEDECVGEGLACHQLCARGHCWGPGPTQCVNCSQFLRGQECVEECRVLQGLPREYVNARHCLPCHPECQPQNGSVTCFGPEADQCVACAHYKDPPFCVARCPSGVKPDLSYMPIWKFPDEEGTCQPCPINCTHSPLTSIISAVVGILLVVVLGVVFGILIKRRQQKIRKYTMRRLLQETELVEPLTPSGAMPNQAQMRILKETELRKVKVLGSGAFGTVYKGIWIPDGENVKIPVAIKVLRENTSPKANKEILDEAYVMAGVGSPYVSRLLGICLTSTVQLVTQLMPYGCLLDHVRENRGRLGSQDLLNWCMQIAKVPIKWMALESILRRRFTHQSDVWSYGVTVWELMTFGAKPYDGIPAREIPDLLEKGERLPQPPICTIDVYMIMVKCWMIDSECRPRFRELVSEFSRMARDPQRFVVIQNEDLGPASPLDSTFYRSLLEDDDMGDLVDAEEYLVPQQGFFCPDPAPGTGGMVHHRHRSSSTRSGGGDLTLGLEPSEEEAPRSPRAPSEGTGSDVFDGDLGMGAAKGLQSLPAHDPSPLQRYSEDPTVPLPSETDGYVAPLTCSPQPEYVNQPDVRPQPPSPQEGPLSPARPTGATLERPKTLSPGKNGVVKDVFAFGGAVENPEYLAPRGGAAPQPHLPPAFSPAFDNLYYWDQDPSERGAPPSTFKGTPTAENPEYLGLDMPV; from the exons ATGCAGTTGGAGGGGGCGAGCTGGGAGCGCGCTTGCTCCCAatcacaggaggaggaggaggtggaggaggagggctgCTTGAGGAAGTATAAGAATGAAGTTGTGGAACTGAGATTCCCCTCCATTGGGACCGGAGAAACCAGGGGAGCCGCCTGGGCAGCTGTGCGCCCCTTCCCACGGGGCTCTTTCCGGCGCCGCGCGCCCGGCCCCCACCCCTCGCCGCACCCCGCGCCCCACGCCCTCCCAGCCGGGTCCAGCCGGAGCCATGGGGCCGGAGCCGCAGTGAGCACCATGGAGCTGGCGGCCTGGTACCGCTGGGGGCTCCTCCTCGCCCTCTTGCCCCCCGGAGCTGCGGGCACCCAAG TGTGCACCGGCACAGACATGAAGCTGCGGCTCCCTGCCAGTCCCGAGACCCACCTGGACATGCTCCGCCACCTCTACCAGGGCTGCCAGGTGGTGCAGGGTAACCTGGAACTCACCTACCTGCCCACCAATGCCAGCCTCTCCTTCCTGCAG GATATCCAGGAGGTGCAGGGCTACGTGCTCATCGCTCACAACCAAGTGAGGCAGGTCCCACTGCAGAGGCTGCGGATTGTGCGAGGCACCCAGCTCTTTGAGGACAACTATGCCCTGGCCGTGCTAGACAATGGAGACCCGCTGAACAATACCACCCCTGTCACAGGGGCCTCCCCAGGAGGCCTGCGGGAGCTGCAGCTTCGAAGCCTCACAG AGATCTTGAAAGGAGGGGTCTTGATCCAGCGGAACCCCCAGCTCTGCTACCAGGACACGATTTTGTGGAAGGACATCTTCCATAAGAACAACCAGCTGGCTCTCACACTGATCGACACCAACCGCTCTCGGGCCT GCCACCCCTGTTCTCCAGTGTGTAAGGGCTCCCGCTGCTGGGGAGAGAGTTCTGAGGATTGTCAGAGCC TGACGCGCACTGTCTGTGCCGGTGGCTGTGCCCGCTGCAAGGGGCCACTGCCCACTGACTGCTGCCATGAGCAGTGTGCTGCCGGCTGCACGGGCCCCAAGCACTCTGACTGCCTG gcctgcctccacTTCAACCACAGCGGCATCTGTGAACTGCACTGCCCAGCCCTGGTCACCTACAACACAGACACCTTTGAGTCCATGCCCAACCCCGAGGGCCGGTATACATTCGGCGCCAGCTGTGTGACTGCCTGTCCCT ACAACTACCTTTCTACGGACGTGGGATCCTGCACCCTCGTCTGCCCCCTGCACAACCAAGAGGTGACAGCGGAGGACGGAACACAGCGATGTGAGAAGTGCAGCAAGCCCTGTGCCCGAG TGTGCTATGGTCTGGGCATGGAGCACTTGCGAGAGGTGAGGGCGGTCACCAGTGCCAATATCCAGGAGTTTGCTGGCTGCAAGAAGATCTTTGGGAGCTTGGCATTTCTGCCAGAGAGCTTTGATGG CGACCCAGCCTCCAACACCGCCCCGCTTCAGCCGGAGCAGCTCCGAGTGTTTGAGACTCTGGAAGAGATCACAG GTTACCTATACATCTCAGCATGGCCAGACAGCCTGCCTGACCTTAGCGTCCTCCAGAACCTGCAAGTAATCCGGGGACGAATTCTGCACAA TGGCGCCTACTCACTGACCCTGCAAGGGCTGGGCATCAGCTGGCTGGGGCTGCGCTCGCTGAGGGAACTGGGCAGTGGACTGGCCCTCATCCACCATAACACCCGCCTCTGCTTTGTGCACACGGTGCCCTGGGACCAGCTCTTCCGGAACCCGCACCAAGCCCTGCTCCACACTGCCAACCGGCCAGAGGACGAGTGTG TGGGCGAGGGCCTGGCCTGCCACCAGCTGTGCGCCCGAGGGCACTGCTGGGGTCCAGGGCCCACCCAGTGTGTCAACTGCAGCCAGTTCCTTCGGGGCCAGGAGTGCGTGGAGGAATGCCGAGTACTGCAGGG GCTCCCCAGGGAGTATGTGaatgccagacactgtttgccGTGCCACCCTGAGTGTCAGCCCCAGAATGGCTCAGTGACATGTTTTGGACCG GAGGCTGACCAGTGTGTGGCCTGTGCCCACTATAAGGACCCTCCCTTCTGCGTGGCCCGCTGCCCCAGCGGTGTGAAACCTGACCTCTCCTACATGCCCATCTGGAAGTTTCCAGATGAGGAGGGCACGTGCCAGCCTTGCCCCATCAACTGCACCCACTC CCCTCTGACGTCCATCATCTCTGCTGTGGTGGGCATTCTGCTGGTCGTGGTCTTGGGGGTGGTCTTTGGAATCCTCATCAAGCGACGGCAGCAGAAGATCCGGAAGTACACGATGCGGAGGCTGCTGCAGGAAACGGAG CTGGTGGAGCCACTGACACCGAGTGGAGCGATGCCCAACCAGGCGCAGATGCGGATCCTGAAAGAGACGGAGCTGAGGAAGGTGAAGGTGCTTGGATCTGGAGCTTTTGGCACAGTCTACAAG GGCATCTGGATCCCTGATGGGGAGAATGTGAAAATTCCAGTGGCCATCAAAGTGTTGAGGGAAAACACATCCCCCAAAGCCAACAAAGAAATCTTAGAT GAAGCATACGTGATGGCTGGTGTGGGCTCCCCATATGTCTCCCGCCTCCTGGGCATCTGCCTGACATCCACGGTGCAGCTGGTGACACAGCTTATGCCCTATGGCTGCCTCTTAGACCATGTCCGAGAAAACCGCGGACGCCTGGGCTCCCAGGACCTGCTGAACTGGTGTATGCAGATTGCCAAG GTGCCCATCAAGTGGATGGCGCTGGAGTCCATTCTCCGACGGCGGTTCACCCACCAGAGTGATGTGTGGAGTTATG GTGTGACTGTGTGGGAGCTGATGACTTTTGGGGCCAAACCTTACGATGGGATCCCAGCCCGGGAGATCCCTGACCTGCTGGAAAAGGGGGAGCGGCTGCCCCAGCCCCCCATCTGCACCATTGATGTCTACATGATCATGGTCAAAT gttGGATGATTGACTCTGAATGTCGGCCGAGATTCCGGGAGTTGGTGTCGGAATTCTCCCGCATGGCCAGGGACCCCCAGCGCTTTGTGGTCATCCAG AATGAGGACTTGGGCCCAGCCAGTCCCTTGGACAGCACCTTCTACCGCTCACTGCTGGAGGACGATGACATGGGGGACCTGGTGGATGCTGAGGAGTATCTGGTACCCCAGCAGGGCTTCTTCTGTCCAGACCCTGCCCCGGGCACTGGGGGCATGGTCCACCACAGGCACCGCAGCTCATCTACCAGG AGTGGCGGTGGGGACCTGACGCTAGGGCTGGAGCCCTCTGAAGAGGAGGCCCCCAGGTCTCCACGGGCACCCTCCGAAGGGACTGGCTCTGATGTATTTGATGGTGACCTAGGAATGGGGGCAGCCAAGGGGCTGCAAAGCCTCCCCGCACATGACCCCAGCCCTCTACAGCGGTACAGTGAGGACCCCACGGTACCCCTGCCCTCTGAGACTGACGGCTACGTTGCCCCCCTGACCTGCAGTCCCCAGCCCG AATATGTGAACCAGCCAGATGTTCGGCCACAGCCCCCTTCGCCCCAAGAGGGCCCTCTGTCTCCTGCCCGACCTACTGGTGCCACTCTGGAAAGGCCCAAGACTCTCTCCCCAGGGAAGAATGGGGTTGTCAAAGACGTTTTTGCCTTTGGGGGTGCTGTGGAGAACCCCGAGTACTTGGCACCCCGGGGAGGAGCTGCCCCTCAGCCCCACCTTCCTCCTGCCTTCAGCCCAGCCTTCGACAACCTCTATTACTGGGACCAGGACCCATCAGAGCGGGGGGCTCCACCTAGCACCTTCAAAGGGACACCTACGGCAGAGAACCCAGAGTACCTGGGTCTGGACATGCCAGTGTGA
- the ERBB2 gene encoding receptor tyrosine-protein kinase erbB-2 isoform X2, whose product MQLEGASWERACSQSQEEEEVEEEGCLRKYKNEVVELRFPSIGTGETRGAAWAAVRPFPRGSFRRRAPGPHPSPHPAPHALPAGSSRSHGAGAAVSTMELAAWYRWGLLLALLPPGAAGTQVCTGTDMKLRLPASPETHLDMLRHLYQGCQVVQGNLELTYLPTNASLSFLQDIQEVQGYVLIAHNQVRQVPLQRLRIVRGTQLFEDNYALAVLDNGDPLNNTTPVTGASPGGLRELQLRSLTEILKGGVLIQRNPQLCYQDTILWKDIFHKNNQLALTLIDTNRSRACHPCSPVCKGSRCWGESSEDCQSLTRTVCAGGCARCKGPLPTDCCHEQCAAGCTGPKHSDCLACLHFNHSGICELHCPALVTYNTDTFESMPNPEGRYTFGASCVTACPCECQGETQFSSFWWGGLFLECGYMFLLSLDNYLSTDVGSCTLVCPLHNQEVTAEDGTQRCEKCSKPCARVCYGLGMEHLREVRAVTSANIQEFAGCKKIFGSLAFLPESFDGDPASNTAPLQPEQLRVFETLEEITGYLYISAWPDSLPDLSVLQNLQVIRGRILHNGAYSLTLQGLGISWLGLRSLRELGSGLALIHHNTRLCFVHTVPWDQLFRNPHQALLHTANRPEDECVGEGLACHQLCARGHCWGPGPTQCVNCSQFLRGQECVEECRVLQGLPREYVNARHCLPCHPECQPQNGSVTCFGPEADQCVACAHYKDPPFCVARCPSGVKPDLSYMPIWKFPDEEGTCQPCPINCTHSCVDLDDKGCPAEQRASPLTSIISAVVGILLVVVLGVVFGILIKRRQQKIRKYTMRRLLQETELVEPLTPSGAMPNQAQMRILKETELRKVKVLGSGAFGTVYKGIWIPDGENVKIPVAIKVLRENTSPKANKEILDEAYVMAGVGSPYVSRLLGICLTSTVQLVTQLMPYGCLLDHVRENRGRLGSQDLLNWCMQIAKGMSYLEDVRLVHRDLAARNVLVKSPNHVKITDFGLARLLDIDETEYHADGGKVPIKWMALESILRRRFTHQSDVWSYGVTVWELMTFGAKPYDGIPAREIPDLLEKGERLPQPPICTIDVYMIMVKCWMIDSECRPRFRELVSEFSRMARDPQRFVVIQNEDLGPASPLDSTFYRSLLEDDDMGDLVDAEEYLVPQQGFFCPDPAPGTGGMVHHRHRSSSTRSGGGDLTLGLEPSEEEAPRSPRAPSEGTGSDVFDGDLGMGAAKGLQSLPAHDPSPLQRYSEDPTVPLPSETDGYVAPLTCSPQPEYVNQPDVRPQPPSPQEGPLSPARPTGATLERPKTLSPGKNGVVKDVFAFGGAVENPEYLAPRGGAAPQPHLPPAFSPAFDNLYYWDQDPSERGAPPSTFKGTPTAENPEYLGLDMPV is encoded by the exons ATGCAGTTGGAGGGGGCGAGCTGGGAGCGCGCTTGCTCCCAatcacaggaggaggaggaggtggaggaggagggctgCTTGAGGAAGTATAAGAATGAAGTTGTGGAACTGAGATTCCCCTCCATTGGGACCGGAGAAACCAGGGGAGCCGCCTGGGCAGCTGTGCGCCCCTTCCCACGGGGCTCTTTCCGGCGCCGCGCGCCCGGCCCCCACCCCTCGCCGCACCCCGCGCCCCACGCCCTCCCAGCCGGGTCCAGCCGGAGCCATGGGGCCGGAGCCGCAGTGAGCACCATGGAGCTGGCGGCCTGGTACCGCTGGGGGCTCCTCCTCGCCCTCTTGCCCCCCGGAGCTGCGGGCACCCAAG TGTGCACCGGCACAGACATGAAGCTGCGGCTCCCTGCCAGTCCCGAGACCCACCTGGACATGCTCCGCCACCTCTACCAGGGCTGCCAGGTGGTGCAGGGTAACCTGGAACTCACCTACCTGCCCACCAATGCCAGCCTCTCCTTCCTGCAG GATATCCAGGAGGTGCAGGGCTACGTGCTCATCGCTCACAACCAAGTGAGGCAGGTCCCACTGCAGAGGCTGCGGATTGTGCGAGGCACCCAGCTCTTTGAGGACAACTATGCCCTGGCCGTGCTAGACAATGGAGACCCGCTGAACAATACCACCCCTGTCACAGGGGCCTCCCCAGGAGGCCTGCGGGAGCTGCAGCTTCGAAGCCTCACAG AGATCTTGAAAGGAGGGGTCTTGATCCAGCGGAACCCCCAGCTCTGCTACCAGGACACGATTTTGTGGAAGGACATCTTCCATAAGAACAACCAGCTGGCTCTCACACTGATCGACACCAACCGCTCTCGGGCCT GCCACCCCTGTTCTCCAGTGTGTAAGGGCTCCCGCTGCTGGGGAGAGAGTTCTGAGGATTGTCAGAGCC TGACGCGCACTGTCTGTGCCGGTGGCTGTGCCCGCTGCAAGGGGCCACTGCCCACTGACTGCTGCCATGAGCAGTGTGCTGCCGGCTGCACGGGCCCCAAGCACTCTGACTGCCTG gcctgcctccacTTCAACCACAGCGGCATCTGTGAACTGCACTGCCCAGCCCTGGTCACCTACAACACAGACACCTTTGAGTCCATGCCCAACCCCGAGGGCCGGTATACATTCGGCGCCAGCTGTGTGACTGCCTGTCCCTGTGAGTGCCAGGGAGAAACACAGTTTTCATCGTTTTGGTGGGGAGGTTTGTTTCT GGAATGTGGCTACATGTTCCTGCTCTCCTTAGACAACTACCTTTCTACGGACGTGGGATCCTGCACCCTCGTCTGCCCCCTGCACAACCAAGAGGTGACAGCGGAGGACGGAACACAGCGATGTGAGAAGTGCAGCAAGCCCTGTGCCCGAG TGTGCTATGGTCTGGGCATGGAGCACTTGCGAGAGGTGAGGGCGGTCACCAGTGCCAATATCCAGGAGTTTGCTGGCTGCAAGAAGATCTTTGGGAGCTTGGCATTTCTGCCAGAGAGCTTTGATGG CGACCCAGCCTCCAACACCGCCCCGCTTCAGCCGGAGCAGCTCCGAGTGTTTGAGACTCTGGAAGAGATCACAG GTTACCTATACATCTCAGCATGGCCAGACAGCCTGCCTGACCTTAGCGTCCTCCAGAACCTGCAAGTAATCCGGGGACGAATTCTGCACAA TGGCGCCTACTCACTGACCCTGCAAGGGCTGGGCATCAGCTGGCTGGGGCTGCGCTCGCTGAGGGAACTGGGCAGTGGACTGGCCCTCATCCACCATAACACCCGCCTCTGCTTTGTGCACACGGTGCCCTGGGACCAGCTCTTCCGGAACCCGCACCAAGCCCTGCTCCACACTGCCAACCGGCCAGAGGACGAGTGTG TGGGCGAGGGCCTGGCCTGCCACCAGCTGTGCGCCCGAGGGCACTGCTGGGGTCCAGGGCCCACCCAGTGTGTCAACTGCAGCCAGTTCCTTCGGGGCCAGGAGTGCGTGGAGGAATGCCGAGTACTGCAGGG GCTCCCCAGGGAGTATGTGaatgccagacactgtttgccGTGCCACCCTGAGTGTCAGCCCCAGAATGGCTCAGTGACATGTTTTGGACCG GAGGCTGACCAGTGTGTGGCCTGTGCCCACTATAAGGACCCTCCCTTCTGCGTGGCCCGCTGCCCCAGCGGTGTGAAACCTGACCTCTCCTACATGCCCATCTGGAAGTTTCCAGATGAGGAGGGCACGTGCCAGCCTTGCCCCATCAACTGCACCCACTC CTGTGTGGACCTGGATGACAAGGGCTGCCCCGCCGAGCAGAGAGCCAG CCCTCTGACGTCCATCATCTCTGCTGTGGTGGGCATTCTGCTGGTCGTGGTCTTGGGGGTGGTCTTTGGAATCCTCATCAAGCGACGGCAGCAGAAGATCCGGAAGTACACGATGCGGAGGCTGCTGCAGGAAACGGAG CTGGTGGAGCCACTGACACCGAGTGGAGCGATGCCCAACCAGGCGCAGATGCGGATCCTGAAAGAGACGGAGCTGAGGAAGGTGAAGGTGCTTGGATCTGGAGCTTTTGGCACAGTCTACAAG GGCATCTGGATCCCTGATGGGGAGAATGTGAAAATTCCAGTGGCCATCAAAGTGTTGAGGGAAAACACATCCCCCAAAGCCAACAAAGAAATCTTAGAT GAAGCATACGTGATGGCTGGTGTGGGCTCCCCATATGTCTCCCGCCTCCTGGGCATCTGCCTGACATCCACGGTGCAGCTGGTGACACAGCTTATGCCCTATGGCTGCCTCTTAGACCATGTCCGAGAAAACCGCGGACGCCTGGGCTCCCAGGACCTGCTGAACTGGTGTATGCAGATTGCCAAG GGGATGAGCTACCTGGAGGATGTGCGGCTCGTACACAGGGACTTGGCTGCTCGGAACGTGCTGGTCAAGAGTCCCAACCATGTCAAAATTACAGACTTTGGGCTGGCTCGGCTGCTGGACATTGACGAGACAGAGTaccatgcagatgggggcaag GTGCCCATCAAGTGGATGGCGCTGGAGTCCATTCTCCGACGGCGGTTCACCCACCAGAGTGATGTGTGGAGTTATG GTGTGACTGTGTGGGAGCTGATGACTTTTGGGGCCAAACCTTACGATGGGATCCCAGCCCGGGAGATCCCTGACCTGCTGGAAAAGGGGGAGCGGCTGCCCCAGCCCCCCATCTGCACCATTGATGTCTACATGATCATGGTCAAAT gttGGATGATTGACTCTGAATGTCGGCCGAGATTCCGGGAGTTGGTGTCGGAATTCTCCCGCATGGCCAGGGACCCCCAGCGCTTTGTGGTCATCCAG AATGAGGACTTGGGCCCAGCCAGTCCCTTGGACAGCACCTTCTACCGCTCACTGCTGGAGGACGATGACATGGGGGACCTGGTGGATGCTGAGGAGTATCTGGTACCCCAGCAGGGCTTCTTCTGTCCAGACCCTGCCCCGGGCACTGGGGGCATGGTCCACCACAGGCACCGCAGCTCATCTACCAGG AGTGGCGGTGGGGACCTGACGCTAGGGCTGGAGCCCTCTGAAGAGGAGGCCCCCAGGTCTCCACGGGCACCCTCCGAAGGGACTGGCTCTGATGTATTTGATGGTGACCTAGGAATGGGGGCAGCCAAGGGGCTGCAAAGCCTCCCCGCACATGACCCCAGCCCTCTACAGCGGTACAGTGAGGACCCCACGGTACCCCTGCCCTCTGAGACTGACGGCTACGTTGCCCCCCTGACCTGCAGTCCCCAGCCCG AATATGTGAACCAGCCAGATGTTCGGCCACAGCCCCCTTCGCCCCAAGAGGGCCCTCTGTCTCCTGCCCGACCTACTGGTGCCACTCTGGAAAGGCCCAAGACTCTCTCCCCAGGGAAGAATGGGGTTGTCAAAGACGTTTTTGCCTTTGGGGGTGCTGTGGAGAACCCCGAGTACTTGGCACCCCGGGGAGGAGCTGCCCCTCAGCCCCACCTTCCTCCTGCCTTCAGCCCAGCCTTCGACAACCTCTATTACTGGGACCAGGACCCATCAGAGCGGGGGGCTCCACCTAGCACCTTCAAAGGGACACCTACGGCAGAGAACCCAGAGTACCTGGGTCTGGACATGCCAGTGTGA